A single region of the Oryzias latipes chromosome 19, ASM223467v1 genome encodes:
- the LOC101161461 gene encoding wings apart-like protein homolog produces the protein MTSRFGKTYSRRGGEGTSKFDEVLSTKRGTLSTKWGATTYKAKVGSKRAGAPKNDSFLEVSKRSRPSKGDSEDPFGFDSDEESKPVSSRVASKSSPGKPAFGEPPQAERPSVFLDTGSKSSFLGSSRITQSDQGVWWGSTDTGQPDIVMEDTPRFGTTGSSTSTGKSRQGSSSSDNQHSYSWYQNASESDRKPLAQTTTLRTGSKTEPSCESWDVIMGLRPPSPNQEPRKPAPTLSWASAGISVENLQPSSHFSSPSERCDVVRESDVLEVSDVSQMSSLSLERNLNCRTYRRPNKQCSGRVSESSCFSGSGLGSDLPKAIAEDCNTRAAGGAGSRSRTRDSTVLHPSSVSVCNVTIQSNAAEELNSDAAPTSGGDTAASEGTVQHGGPGWQRKKVETQNSRFRQTKSKKEETQDLFGFDQEENSSTRTDGSSTYKIKYFGFDDMSDSDGAEDDNVHSSKPRQRAKISDVSAVPLLGPVDERSADIPDPFERLQSQEKPPMRESKRHPEKRGGRIADALDFSDDSLRVLAGGPRRPPPSKPPEKNADSFRRIFSAQKKSPTKAVYNARHWTVETEEEPPPPFFSRSHPVNASVTAGESSKEPSTSQRDDGLFKAPPPPPKVTKCVSVPLDPCQDTVTALKCHKEHKELYTVVQHVKHFNDVVEFGENQEFTDDFEYLATGLKSGQPLNTRCLSVISLASRCAMPSFRMHLRARGKVAQVFKTLNDAPQQPNLALCTAALMYILSRDRLNMDLDRSCLDLMIRLLELDQDQGGGADSSVQFSARELAKIKEKIRKLCDTVHNKHLDLQNITTGHLAMETLLSLTSKRAGDWFKEELRLLGGLDHIVDKVKECVENLDQEHQEEKLVTSLWGAERCLRVLDSVTAHNPENQSYLIAYKDSSLIVSAAKALRHCEHMIQRYSRELSSDGAAMGKAVENCMRAIIGVLLNLTHDNEWGSTKTGEQQDLISTALNCVLRVPQYLPQEQRFDVRVLGLGLLINLVEYSARNRYCLMEMEMEEGQGPCDSTVLLAPQPQHVASTGPLSAIAALVQLFIQREQAAILAEAQTDDLIKEAPKPALDQSGEWQETGGEIQWVANDSDSNRQEDSIKKKEEEDEPLDLNKALQHAGKHMEDSIVASYTALLLGCLCQGSPMNVTTVRENLPRGDFSIMTEMLKKFLNFMNLTCDVGTAGQKSISRIIDYLEHC, from the exons ATGACATCCAGATTCGGTAAAACCTACAGTCGCAGGGGAGGGGAGGGCACCTCCAAGTTTGACGAGGTTCTGTCCACCAAGAGAGGCACCCTCAGTACCAAATGGGGCGCCACCACTTACAAAGCCAAGGTGGGCTCCAAGCGAGCCGGGGCCCCCAAGAACGACTCTTTCCTGGAGGTCTCTAAAAGGTCCCGGCCCTCCAAAGGGGACTCGGAAGACCCTTTCGGGTTCGACAGCGATGAGGAATCCAAACCGGTGTCATCACGAGTGGCCAGCAAGTCATCGCCAGGCAAACCAGCTTTTGGGGAGCCCCCGCAAGCAGAGAGGCCAAGCGTTTTTCTCGACACGGGAAGCAAATCCAGCTTCCTGGGATCATCACGCATTACACAGTCTGATCAGGGAGTGTGGTGGGGGTCTACCGACACAGGCCAGCCGGACATTGTGATGGAAGACACCCCTCGGTTTGGGACCACCGGCAGCAGCACGAGCACAG GAAAATCCAGACAGGGCTCATCTTCATCAGACAACCAGCACAGTTACTCATGGTACCAAAATGCCTCTGAGAGCGACAGGAAGCCCTTGGCCCAGACCACCACCCTGAGGACGGGCTCCAAGACGGAGCCCAGTTGTGAGTCCTGGGACGTTATCATGGGTCTGCGTCCACCGTCGCCTAACCAGGAGCCTCGCAAACCTGCCCCCACACTCTCCTGGGCTTCAGCAGGCATCTCAGTGGAGAATCTGCAGCCTTCTTCACACTTCAGCAGCCCGAGTGAAAGATGCGACGTGGTGAGGGAGTCTGATGTGTTGGAGGTGTCAGATGTCTCCCAGATGTCCTCGTTGTCTCTTGAAAGAAATTTGAACTGTCGGACTTACCGGAGGCCTAACAAGCAGTGCTCTGGCAGAGTCTCAGAGTCCAGCTGCTTCTCTGGCTCTGGTTTGGGCTCAGATCTTCCCAAAGCCATAGCAGAGGACTGTAACACCAGAGCAGCAGGTGGTGCCGGCAGTCGGAGCAGGACAAGGGACTCCACGGTGCTGCACCCGTCCTCTGTTTCCGTGTGCAACGTCACCATCCAGTCCAACGCGGCTGAAGAGTTGAACAGCGACGCAGCGCCTACTAGCGGTGGCGACACGGCTGCCTCTGAGGGCACCGTGCAGCATGGGGGACCGGGATGGCAGCGCAAAAAGGTGGAAACGCAAAACTCAAG GTTCAGGCAGACCAAGTCCAAGAAGGAGGAAACACAGGACCTGTTTGGTTTTGACCAAGAGGAGAACAGCTCTACCAGAACAGACGGCAGCTCTACTTACAAAATCAAATACTTTGGCTTTGATGACATGAGTGACAGCGATGGCGCCGAAGACGACAACGTGCACAGCTCCAAACCCAGACAAAGGGCCAAAATAAGCGACGTGTCTGCAGTTCCCCTCTTGGGTCCTGTGGACGAAAGGTCTGCCGACATCCCAGACCCCTTTGAGCGGCTGCAGAGCCAGGAGAAGCCCCCCATGAGGGAGAGCAAGAGGCACCCAGAGAAGCGGGGCGGCAGGATAGCAG ATGCTCTGGACTTCTCGGACGATAGCCTTCGGGTTCTGGCCGGCGGTCCCAGGAGGCCACCCCCCAGCAAACCACCAGAAAAGAACGCAGACTCTTTCCGAAGGATCTTCAGTGCACAAAAGAAG TCTCCCACCAAAGCCGTGTACAACGCCAGACACTGGACTGTGGAGACTGAGGAGGAGCCCCCCCCGCCGTTCTTCTCCCGCTCACATCCGGTTAAC GCATCCGTCACGGCCGGAGAGTCCAGCAAGGAACCGTCCACCTCCCAGAGAGACGATGGTCTCTTCaaggctcctccccctccacccaAAGTCACCAAGTGTGTGAGCGTTCCTCTGGACCCCTGTCAGGACACGGTCACTGCACTGAAGTGCCACAAAGAACACAAGGAG CTGTACACGGTGGTCCAGCATGTGAAGCACTTTAATGACGTGGTGGAGTTTGGAGAAAACCAGGAGTTCACTGATGACTTTGAGTACCTCGCCACCGGACTGAAGAGTGGGCAGCCCCTCAACACCCGCTGCCTCAG TGTGATCAGCCTGGCCTCTCGATGCGCCATGCCCAGCTTCAGGATGCACCTCAGGGCTCGAGGGAAGGTGGCCCAGGTCTTCAAAACCCTGAACGATGCCCCGCAGCAGCCG AACTTGGCCTTGTGCACGGCTGCCCTAATGTACATCCTAAGTCGAGATCGGCTCAACATGGATCTGGACCGGTCTTGTCTGGACCTGATGATCCGGCTGCTGGAGCTGGACCAGGATCAGGGGGGTGGGGCTGACTCCAGCGTTCAGTTCAGCGCTAGAGAGTTGGCCAAGATAAAGGAGAAAATCAGGAAGCTGTGTGACACGGTGCACAACAAGCACCTGGACCTGCAGAACATTACG ACGGGTCATTTGGCCATGGAGACGCTCCTGTCGTTGACCTCAAAGCGAGCGGGGGACTGGTTCAAAGAGGAGCTGCGCCTGCTGGGAGGCCTGGACCACATCGTAGATAAAG TGAAGGAATGTGTGGAAAACCTGGACCAGGAGCACCAGGAGGAGAAGCTAGTGACATCGTTGTGGGGGGCTGAGAGGTGTCTGCGAGTGCTGGACAGC GTAACCGCACACAATCCAGAGAACCAGAGCTACCTGATAGCCTACAAGGACTCCTCGCTCATCGTTTCTGCTGCAAA GGCGCTGCGCCACTGCGAGCACATGATCCAGCGCTACAGCAGGGAGCTGAGCTCGGACGGAGCGGCGATGGGGAAGGCGGTGGAGAACTGCATGAGGGCCATCATCGGAGTCCTGCTCAACCTGACACATGACAACG AGTGGGGCAGCACCAAGACTGGAGAGCAGCAGGACCTGATCTCCACGGCTTTGAACTGCGTCCTCAGAGTGCCCCAGTATCTTCCTCAGGAGCAGAGGTTCGACGTCAGAGTGCTG GGTCTGGGTCTGCTCATCAACCTGGTGGAGTACAGCGCCAGGAACCGCTACTGCCTGATGGAGATGGAGATGGAGGAGGGTCAGGGTCCCTGCGACTCCACCGTGCTGCTCGCCCCACAGCCCCAGCACGTCGCCAGCACCGGCCCGCTGAGCGCCATCGCTGCTCTGGTGCAG CTCTTCATTCAGCGGGAGCAGGCTGCCATTCTGGCAGAGGCGCAGACCGATGACCTCATCAAAGAGGCTCCAAAGCCGGCCCTGGACCAGAGTGGCGAGTGGCAGGAGACGGGCGGGGAGATCCAGTGGGTGGCCAATGATTCAGACTCCAACAGACAGGAGGACAGTattaaaaagaaggaggaggaggacgagccGCTGGACCTGAATAAAG CTCTTCAACATGCAGGAAAGCACATGGAGGACAGCATTGTGGCCTCCTACACCGCACTGCTGCTGGGTTGCCTCTGCCAGGGGAGCCCG ATGAATGTGACTACTGTGAGGGAGAACCTGCCCAGAGGCGACTTCTCCATCATGACGGAGATGCTGAAGAAGTTCCTCAACTTCATGAACCTCACG TGTGACGTCGGCACGGCCGGACAGAAGTCCATCTCCAGGATCATCGACTATCTGGAGCATTGCTGA
- the LOC111946401 gene encoding protein atonal homolog 1-like — MPPRKTLLVPLESQGGLCPADIHALLQRSPTPASSGPESDCSDSPCVVELRVCPSGGALRLITQPDQCALERAQRRRRRLAANARERRRMLGLNVAFDRLRSVIPHLQRKLSKAETLQMAQIYISTLSELLHDGARAPQEHAGDQSDA, encoded by the coding sequence ATGCCGCCGCGTAAAACCCTCTTGGTCCCGCTGGAGTCGCAGGGGGGGCTGTGCCCCGCGGACATCCACGCGCTGCTGCAGCGGAGCCCGACCCCGGCGAGCAGCGGCCCGGAGAGCGACTGCAGCGACAGTCCGTGCGTGGTGGAGCTGCGCGTGTGCCCCTCCGGCGGCGCGCTGAGGCTCATCACGCAGCCGGACCAGTGCGCCCTGGAGCGGgcgcagcggcggcggcggcggctggCCGCGAACGCGCGCGAGAGGAGGCGGATGCTGGGTCTGAACGTGGCCTTCGACCGGCTGCGGAGCGTCATCCCGcacctgcagaggaagctgTCCAAGGCGGAGACGCTGCAGATGGCGCAGATCTACATCAGCACGCTCAGCGAGCTGCTGCACGACGGCGCGCGCGCGCCCCAGGAGCACGCGGGGGACCAAAGCGACGCTTGA